The Lolium rigidum isolate FL_2022 chromosome 1, APGP_CSIRO_Lrig_0.1, whole genome shotgun sequence region GTGTATGAGCCTTGATGTCAAGAATGTGGCTGTTATACTGCGTCTAGCTGATCGACATAACTGCTGGAAACTCAAAGAAGCTTGCGTCGATTTTTTGGTTCCTTCGGAGAGAATCGATGATGTGATGAAAACCCATGACTATGAGACTATGAAGTTGTTTTCTCCTTCTCCATTAGCAGATGTGTGGGAGAAGAGTCGTCGCTCCCGCAGAAGTTCCCCTTAGGTAACATGCAAAAGCTTTGCAGGCAAAGCATGTACAGTCAGCAGACTTGGGCTGAGTACTTCTGTCAACAGAGTCACTGTAGGTCTTTATTGAGTCTAGTTATCTGTTAATGTAGTGGATATGTGCCTGCAAGTATCTTATGAATGATGTGTGATCATCGGTGTTTGTTGCTTCTGTTAGTTATGCCTATCCACTCTATCTTGTCTTGAGTTACTTCGGTGTTGCAAATTCCTTCAGTGTTGGGATGTTTTTTGCGGAATCCTTTTGTTTGATTAAAGGATGGATGATGTCAACTTGCACTAAGGTCGCAGACTGCTAGCAGTTTCGAATTTTAGAGTCATTGAACTGGCAATTCAAGCATGTTGCTGCTATTTCTCATTACTACCGTTAGGTTTGGTGTGGTGTCCTTGCGGTGTGGAGAATTCATACCTGCTCCCTTAATCCAGAGATGCACTACAAATTTTGGTAGAACATCAGCTGTTTGACTTTCATGCCATCCAagttgtcatatttgtgcatataCTCAATGTGTATCTATTGCTTTCCACTAAGATGTTTGGATGAGAAATAAGGTTGCAAACTTGTTCATATGTGAAATCACTTTTAGGATACGGTGTGAGAGCGTTAAAGTGGTGTGGAGAAAAATATATACCATGATAGAAAAACCAGGGAAACAATCATAAACTCTTCAATGGAGTACACGGAGCAATTCTTCTACTCCTGTCTCAACATAGTGAACTGACCAGAAAGTCCGCTACTGACAAGCAAGTTAAAACTCTCTTTAGTTACGACAAGAAAAATTACAAAGTTATATCTAGGAACCGAGAAATATTTGGGAACTGGAGTAGCAGAGGACACAAACTGTCACTCCACACTGAAGAAAGTACTAGATGACTCTGAATGACCCTTGTCGGCCATATGAATGTCAAGAGGTTGATAACTACTGACAAATGGTTGGGTTTCTTCGTCGTTTTCTTCAATAATTTTACAAGAGGTCAACCTTTTTTTTCGCAGGTATTGTAATGTACTCTCCACTTGCTTCATAGTAGGCCTTTCTTCTCCCTGGAGACGCAGACACATCTCGGCAAGAGAGGCAATGGTATTGATTTCATCCTCATTTGCTTCTTCAAGAACTTGAGTAGCCACCACCTCTCTTACTGGTCTCACTTTGATCTCTGAAATGAAGTAAATGGACAAGTTCTGATAGTATTCTCCACCTGCATTGCTTAAGAAAACAGGCTCCTTTCTTGTAAGCAACTCTATGAGCACCACACCAAAACTATACACATCACTTTTCTCATTTAATTGCCGAGTATGATAATATTCTGGATCCAAGTATCCAAATGTTCCTTGTATATTTGTTGTCACATGGGTTTGGTGAATAGGAACTGTTCTTGAAGCGCCAAAATCTGAAACTTTAGCAGTGTAATTCCCATCTAACAATATATTAGATGACTTCACATCGCGATGAAAAACTGATATCGAAGCAGATGTATGTAGATAACATAGTGCTCCAGCAGCTTCTAGGGCGATCCTCAAACAATCGTCCCAAGATAAAGACAGCCTAGTAACCGACTCACCATGCAGAACGTCAAATAAAGAGCCATTAGGGATAAAATCAGACACTAAGAGGGGCACCTCTGTTTCAAGACAGCATCCAAAGAGCTTCACTATATTTCGATGATTTATTTGGGACAGAATGACAACCTCATTAATAAACTGATTGATCTCAGCTTCCTCAACAAGTTTCGATTTTTTTATAGCCACCACGCGTTGGTCAGATAAGATGCCTTTGTATACCATTCCGTGTCCTCCACGTCCTACAATACGAGTTTCATCAAAGTTGTTTGTTGCCTTCTCCAACTCTTCTAAGGAGAAAATCATTGTCTTGTCACTTGCATTTTCATCCGATAATATGAGTTGTTCCAGTAGAAGGCCATGGTTTTTCCGGAAATACATCTTTCCTTGTTGTTTTTTGATACGTCTTTTCCATTTATAGAAGAGGAATATCCCACACAAACCAACAAGCAGCATTCCCAAGCCAACACCCAGTCCAATCGTAACACCTATGTACAAACATATGCCAcataaggtttttttttttttgacacaaaggTTTTGTTGTTTTTATAAACCATAGAGTAAGTGTAAGGTAGTACCTATGATAATATTTTGATGTTTGGTTGAGATGCACTGCATTCTGCTTGGATCATATTTTGTTCTCTGAGGACAACAAATGAAGTCTCCGATGGTATTGTGGCATGTCCCATCACAATTTCTTTTATCAAGACACTCGTCAACATCTGGATGTGAAGCACAACTTGGTAAGGCGCGACAACAAAAATGTTCAAAGTTTAAACAACGAACATTATTTCCCTAAGATAATATGTATGCTTTTTGACAAGGTTAGTAAAGACTTGACTGATGCACGTGCGGTCGGTACTATGTTTTCTGCATTGCTTGACTTTTTTAAAGCCTCGTGTCCAAATAGCTCTTAAgtttatgcaaaataaaagatTATCTGAAAATATACATTAATCTAAACAATTAACCAAAAGTTAAGGATCCATATGAGGTCTACTACATAAAATATATAATAATTGCGGGAACTGATTTCCTGGCAACTTAAGAGGTATTCTCAGAAGGGTAAAAGGACCGCCCCAAACTCAGATCTTAATAAGACTATAAGAGTAAAGAAATGAGAAGATGAGAAATATCATTTGTCAGATTGGGTGAGAGTATGGATGCCTTCAAGTCCAGTTTTACTAGTGTAACTAGAAATTTTTGCTTGGGTACATCAGTTTAATAGTTCTCTCTACAAACTAGAGTTGAGGGAAAAGTTGTTTTAGTGGAATTTTTTACTTGTAAAGACTAACTGGGTGATGTACATTTAATAGTTCACACCGGAGTACAAAATTTTCTTAGTGGAATGCTAGTTGTATAATTTTAATGATGTTGCCATTTGCTCAAAAGTTAAAAGTTATGTTACATTTTCTGACAGAATTTTACAACCACTTTTTAAATATACCTATCTGAGATTCAAGTTGCGCTTGCTTAACTCGTTTTTAGAATCTGTCCTGCAAAACTTGGTAGCATTAGTTAGCTGGTACTTGTTGGGTGGACCAAGAGGTGCATTAATATTGGAACCTTGGATGTATAGTAGGAATGACTTATGTTACCTTTGCATCCGTATTGAAGGTATGGATTTCCTTGGTATCCTTTCGAGCAGTTGCAGATGTAGCCTTGTCCAATGGGCGAGTCAACGCACACGCTGTTGTCGCTAACGCAAGCGTACGAGCTCTGCTTGGTGCGGGCTGACTCGCACGTCTCCCCAGCCAGGGTACCAATAGCCCAATCCACCACCACCGGCGCCTGCCCACCGTAGGCGTCCATGAACGCTGATGAAGTAAGGTAGCTCGCCGAGAAGGTGAAGTTGGACGCCTCAACCAGGGCCGCGTAGCTACAGCTGCCGCCCATCCCCTTGGTGCTGAAGTTCTGGTCAAACCACACCCGGTAGTTCTCCAGCCCCCTGGGGATCGCCGTCCGGCAGCAACCTATCCCCTCGCAGGCGCCGTCCGTCACCAAAGAAAGGTTGCCGCCCTTGCACGTGGCACCGCACACGGCCGTGTAGGAGCTAACGTCGTCGGTGTCGCCGATGTACGCCAGCGTCTTGCACCCGATCACGGTGAACTTGTTGGCGGTGTCGGAGAGCCTGAAGATGGCGCCTTGCAGGTCCATGTTCGACGGTGGGCTCTTGGTCTCCATAAGCCCGGTGGTGGCGTTGTAGCAGTAAGAGGAGATGTTATTCAGCCACCGGACCTGGCCATGCTGCAGCGAGATGTCCAGCACCTCCTGGTTGATGTAGTATAGCCTCTTGCCACGGATCCCCTTGTCTCGGCAGGCAAGCTTGAACCCTTGACGGGTCTGGTTCTCGGCGATTTGGCACCCATCCTCGATGTCGATGCCAAACGGGTAAGGGATCGCCACTCCCCCGCATTCCCGAGTGCAGTTGCCCGGCGGCACCAACGCTCCAACGTTGCCGGCGAGGTCGAACGCCGGCTGGAGCGCTATGACGAACACGACTGCAGCAGCTGCTGCTAAGGTATTGAAAGCCATGATGAGCTGCGATTTGCAACTCTTCCTATTCAGTGATTTCGAGCTAGCTGCATAGCTTGTTAATAATCTGAAATTTCAGACTCTAAATAATGTATTGTCATGATTATATATATGCAGATACATGCACATATTCGTTTCAGAAAGAGGCTTCCCATCAATCAATACGGTAAGGTCAGAGTTTGGACTGGTTCGTCCTGGTAAATTTCTTTGCAGATTCGTGTTTCCTACCAAGAAAAATAGACACTGAGTCAGGGTGACTTATTCCATTCAGCAGTGCTACTCGTGACTTGTTTAATGGGTCACTTGCATCAAGTATTCAAGTGTAACCGGCAACGAACGAGTATGTCTATTTTAAGTGGGACCGAACGTAGTTAGCTTTTTCTAACAGTGTGGAGGATGTGTATGCTGTGGTTAGTTCGTTAATAGGATCTCTAAGGGACACGGACACATCCATTTTAGTTCGTTTCGGTTGACCCATGCATAGAAATGCGTATGTGTTCCCCTTTATCTGTTTAGGTCAGGGAGCAAATTCAGTGGCAAGACACATTTCTAGGTTTTCGCGGGCGCGCCACCTAGTCCTTGTTACCGC contains the following coding sequences:
- the LOC124690413 gene encoding wall-associated receptor kinase 5-like translates to MAFNTLAAAAAVVFVIALQPAFDLAGNVGALVPPGNCTRECGGVAIPYPFGIDIEDGCQIAENQTRQGFKLACRDKGIRGKRLYYINQEVLDISLQHGQVRWLNNISSYCYNATTGLMETKSPPSNMDLQGAIFRLSDTANKFTVIGCKTLAYIGDTDDVSSYTAVCGATCKGGNLSLVTDGACEGIGCCRTAIPRGLENYRVWFDQNFSTKGMGGSCSYAALVEASNFTFSASYLTSSAFMDAYGGQAPVVVDWAIGTLAGETCESARTKQSSYACVSDNSVCVDSPIGQGYICNCSKGYQGNPYLQYGCKDVDECLDKRNCDGTCHNTIGDFICCPQRTKYDPSRMQCISTKHQNIIIGVTIGLGVGLGMLLVGLCGIFLFYKWKRRIKKQQGKMYFRKNHGLLLEQLILSDENASDKTMIFSLEELEKATNNFDETRIVGRGGHGMVYKGILSDQRVVAIKKSKLVEEAEINQFINEVVILSQINHRNIVKLFGCCLETEVPLLVSDFIPNGSLFDVLHGESVTRLSLSWDDCLRIALEAAGALCYLHTSASISVFHRDVKSSNILLDGNYTAKVSDFGASRTVPIHQTHVTTNIQGTFGYLDPEYYHTRQLNEKSDVYSFGVVLIELLTRKEPVFLSNAGGEYYQNLSIYFISEIKVRPVREVVATQVLEEANEDEINTIASLAEMCLRLQGEERPTMKQVESTLQYLRKKRLTSCKIIEENDEETQPFVSSYQPLDIHMADKGHSESSSTFFSVE